From Streptomyces sp. NBC_01460, a single genomic window includes:
- a CDS encoding serine hydrolase domain-containing protein, with product MQSLAMIENWPVPTAAAAVVTSDGTLLGAHGPTAHRFPLASVTKPLAAYAALVAYEEGAVELDEPAGPEGSTVRHLLAHTSGLAFDEHRVTAPPGTRRLYSNAGFEVLGDHIAKATDIPFAEYARQAVLEPLGMTSTTLEGSPAKDGVSTVDDLVRFAAEVQAPRLLDPRTVLEAQTVVHPGLKGVLPGYGHQNPNDWGLGFEIRDSKSPHWTGSSSSPATFGHFGQSGTFLWIDPAVGAACVALTDRAFGPWAAEVWTPFTDAVLAELGTSR from the coding sequence GCCGCCGTCGTCACCTCGGACGGCACGCTCCTGGGTGCCCATGGTCCCACCGCGCACCGCTTCCCGCTGGCCTCGGTGACCAAGCCGCTCGCGGCCTACGCGGCGCTGGTGGCCTATGAAGAGGGCGCCGTCGAGCTGGACGAACCGGCGGGCCCCGAGGGCTCCACCGTCCGCCACCTCCTCGCGCACACCAGCGGCCTCGCCTTCGACGAACACCGGGTCACGGCCCCTCCGGGCACCCGCAGGCTGTACTCCAACGCGGGCTTCGAGGTGCTGGGCGACCACATCGCGAAGGCCACGGACATCCCGTTCGCCGAGTACGCGCGCCAGGCGGTCCTGGAGCCCCTGGGCATGACCTCGACGACCCTGGAGGGCTCACCGGCCAAGGACGGCGTCTCGACCGTGGACGACCTGGTGCGGTTCGCCGCCGAGGTGCAGGCGCCGCGGCTCCTCGACCCCCGTACGGTCCTGGAGGCCCAGACCGTCGTCCACCCCGGCCTCAAGGGCGTGCTCCCCGGGTACGGCCATCAGAACCCGAACGACTGGGGGCTCGGCTTCGAGATCCGCGACTCCAAGTCGCCTCACTGGACGGGGAGTTCCTCCTCCCCCGCCACCTTCGGCCACTTCGGCCAGTCCGGCACGTTCCTGTGGATCGACCCGGCAGTGGGCGCGGCCTGCGTCGCACTGACGGACCGCGCCTTCGGACCGTGGGCGGCCGAGGTCTGGACGCCGTTCACCGACGCGGTACTGGCGGAGCTCGGCACCTCCCGCTGA
- a CDS encoding helix-turn-helix domain-containing protein — translation MAHVQSLDPSASPLDYYGWELRRQREAHGLRQAQLGEIIFCTGSLIGQIETTRKVPTRDFSERLDAALGTDGVFSRLIGLVLRSQLPTWFQPYAEMEARATYISTYQAQLVYGLLQTEEYARAVLATGMPDDLDGLVAARMERQRILEREQPPLAWAILDEAVLHRPIGGAEVMRNQLARLLEFASHRWMRIQVLPFSAGEHSSLDGAFNLLRFDGDPDIIYTEDLISGHMTANPETIREAMRRYAHLQAAALSVEASAALIARVMEERYGNRPDLEECAVA, via the coding sequence GTGGCCCATGTGCAGTCGCTCGACCCAAGCGCTTCCCCGCTGGACTACTACGGCTGGGAGCTACGCCGCCAACGGGAGGCCCACGGCCTGCGGCAGGCCCAGCTCGGCGAGATCATCTTCTGCACGGGCTCGCTGATCGGCCAGATCGAGACGACGCGGAAGGTGCCGACCCGCGACTTCTCGGAGCGCCTGGACGCCGCGCTCGGCACGGACGGGGTGTTCTCGCGACTGATCGGCCTGGTCCTGCGGAGCCAACTACCCACGTGGTTCCAGCCGTACGCGGAGATGGAGGCGCGGGCGACGTACATCTCCACGTACCAGGCGCAGTTGGTGTACGGGCTGCTCCAGACGGAGGAGTACGCGCGGGCGGTGCTGGCCACCGGCATGCCCGACGATCTGGACGGCTTGGTCGCGGCCCGGATGGAGCGCCAGCGCATCCTGGAGCGGGAACAGCCGCCGTTGGCCTGGGCGATCCTGGACGAGGCGGTGCTGCACCGGCCGATCGGCGGTGCCGAGGTCATGCGAAACCAACTCGCGCGGCTGTTGGAGTTCGCCTCCCACCGCTGGATGCGGATTCAGGTGCTGCCGTTCTCCGCAGGTGAACACTCAAGCTTGGACGGAGCGTTCAACCTTCTGCGCTTCGACGGCGACCCGGACATCATCTACACGGAAGACCTCATCTCGGGACACATGACCGCCAACCCTGAGACCATCAGGGAGGCCATGCGCCGTTACGCTCACTTGCAGGCCGCAGCCCTCTCCGTCGAGGCATCCGCGGCACTGATCGCCCGTGTGATGGAGGAGCGTTATGGCAACCGGCCGGACCTTGAAGAGTGCGCCGTGGCGTAA
- a CDS encoding DUF397 domain-containing protein, with protein MATGRTLKSAPWRKSSYSGSTGGDCVECTVAGGAAWRKSSYSGTNGGECVEVADGCSASVPVRDSKNPAGPVLVLGADAWQAFVDGLR; from the coding sequence ATGGCAACCGGCCGGACCTTGAAGAGTGCGCCGTGGCGTAAGTCCAGCTACAGCGGAAGCACCGGCGGCGACTGCGTCGAGTGCACCGTCGCCGGCGGCGCGGCCTGGCGAAAGTCCTCGTACAGCGGCACCAACGGCGGCGAATGCGTCGAGGTCGCCGACGGCTGCTCCGCCTCCGTCCCCGTCCGCGACAGCAAGAACCCGGCCGGCCCCGTGCTCGTCCTGGGCGCCGACGCCTGGCAGGCGTTCGTGGACGGGCTGCGCTGA
- a CDS encoding HEAT repeat domain-containing protein: protein MTEPQPAAHGTAWDRLSPATGIDRRVVVTWLEWIGFNRAAPHDLLVGLLDLDLTGFLHRDDLPEGVVDAALVHPSRRVRGGVAEIRRLVPDQWERLIAASPEPDLREVLTRDAEDRLMFARLSCGGRGVGSAPHLDATPPTTAAEIAAMAAEVPDIEPEGLTMALWWIGALHTNADAMRQLANSPKLLVRRSVARAPRLPADVVAVLARDEDRVVRLFLAESCDDAPPEMLLEVAGWWDPSLSFPDRPRRHPNFPRDGLLRLAADPNPRLRALALDDPASTASLVEQFSRDPDPIVRRAAAEDPRLTPEAAVALAADSDQGVHLRARANPVMPPDALVDLLLDLDSAMSTVRNPAIPVPVLHRMVAEGGPLLDALRRTSG from the coding sequence ATGACAGAACCGCAGCCCGCCGCGCACGGCACCGCCTGGGACAGGCTGAGTCCGGCCACCGGGATCGACCGACGAGTCGTCGTCACGTGGCTCGAATGGATCGGCTTCAACCGTGCGGCCCCCCATGACCTCCTCGTCGGGCTCCTCGACCTCGACCTGACCGGCTTCCTGCACCGCGACGACCTGCCGGAAGGGGTCGTCGACGCCGCGCTCGTCCATCCGTCACGCCGTGTCCGCGGCGGTGTCGCGGAGATCCGCCGGCTCGTCCCGGACCAGTGGGAGAGGCTCATCGCCGCCTCGCCGGAGCCGGATCTGCGTGAGGTGCTGACGAGGGACGCGGAGGACCGGCTGATGTTCGCGCGGCTGTCGTGCGGTGGCCGGGGCGTCGGGTCCGCACCGCACCTCGACGCCACGCCCCCGACGACGGCGGCCGAGATCGCCGCGATGGCCGCCGAAGTCCCCGACATCGAGCCGGAGGGCCTGACGATGGCGCTGTGGTGGATCGGCGCGCTGCACACGAACGCCGACGCCATGCGTCAGCTCGCGAACTCCCCCAAGCTGCTGGTCCGCCGCAGTGTCGCGCGGGCGCCCCGGCTGCCCGCGGACGTCGTCGCGGTCCTCGCCCGAGACGAGGACCGCGTGGTGCGTCTCTTCCTCGCCGAGTCCTGCGACGACGCCCCGCCGGAGATGCTCCTGGAGGTGGCGGGATGGTGGGATCCGAGCCTCTCGTTCCCCGACCGGCCCCGTCGCCACCCCAACTTCCCGCGTGACGGGCTACTGCGCCTCGCGGCAGACCCGAACCCCCGCCTGCGGGCTCTCGCGCTCGACGACCCGGCCTCCACCGCCTCGCTCGTCGAGCAGTTCAGCCGCGACCCCGACCCGATCGTGCGCAGGGCCGCCGCCGAGGACCCCCGGCTCACACCCGAGGCCGCGGTCGCCCTGGCCGCCGACTCCGACCAGGGTGTGCATCTGCGTGCCCGGGCGAACCCGGTCATGCCGCCGGACGCGTTGGTGGATCTCCTGCTCGATCTGGACAGCGCGATGTCCACCGTGCGTAACCCCGCGATCCCCGTCCCGGTCCTGCACCGCATGGTCGCGGAAGGCGGCCCGCTCCTCGACGCCCTGCGCCGCACGTCAGGGTGA
- a CDS encoding DUF4232 domain-containing protein gives MRAKKLTLTALALAAGLSLTACQGNEDSAAGTSDSGAASSSASSSSDSTATSGDGGTSDETPTAAGGDSTASESAQGSGNGRITTGACKTSNLAFDTAHGMGEGTLLVSLRNTGDACTLKGFPGVDLRSQDASGPLSAKRSGLDAPVVDLGNGETTRFTLHYPAAEGTGAYVSAIEVTPPNETHSKALSVSLRLQISDGADQEVVVDPVGTGKQ, from the coding sequence ATGCGCGCCAAGAAGCTCACCCTGACCGCCCTGGCCCTCGCCGCGGGTCTCTCACTCACCGCGTGCCAGGGCAACGAGGACTCCGCAGCGGGCACGAGCGACTCCGGGGCCGCTTCGTCGTCGGCGTCGTCATCGTCGGACTCGACCGCGACCTCCGGCGACGGCGGCACGTCCGACGAGACCCCCACGGCGGCCGGCGGCGACTCCACCGCCTCGGAGTCCGCCCAGGGCAGCGGCAACGGGCGGATCACCACCGGCGCCTGCAAGACGTCGAACCTCGCCTTCGACACCGCTCACGGGATGGGAGAGGGAACCCTTCTGGTCAGCCTCAGGAACACCGGCGACGCCTGCACCCTCAAGGGCTTCCCCGGGGTCGACCTGAGGTCCCAGGACGCCTCCGGCCCGCTGAGCGCCAAGCGCAGCGGGCTCGACGCCCCGGTCGTCGATCTCGGCAACGGCGAGACCACCCGGTTCACCCTGCACTACCCGGCGGCCGAGGGCACGGGCGCGTACGTCAGCGCCATCGAGGTCACCCCGCCCAACGAGACCCACTCCAAGGCCCTGTCGGTCTCCCTCCGCCTCCAGATCTCCGACGGCGCCGACCAGGAGGTCGTGGTCGACCCCGTCGGCACCGGCAAGCAGTAA
- a CDS encoding permease prefix domain 1-containing protein has translation MTGAGGQADPVADYEAALTAVLHGPGGAKARMIEELRDGLADTAEAHVGAGMPYGQAALTAVREFGTVEEIAPACQRELTIAQARHTARVVTLTAPFLIACWYLARTSGLQGATWQLPRTAQSVAVCLAGAAIVAALLAAVALAATGVLARRLPVPHRLPSVVAWAGTTTSVAMAVATPALAVAAALTADWPLLALAGALSAASHAVVASSARASRRCARLTFV, from the coding sequence GTGACCGGCGCGGGCGGGCAGGCCGATCCCGTCGCGGACTACGAGGCCGCCCTGACGGCCGTACTGCACGGGCCCGGCGGGGCCAAGGCCCGCATGATCGAGGAGTTGCGCGACGGCCTGGCGGACACGGCCGAGGCCCATGTCGGCGCGGGAATGCCCTACGGGCAGGCCGCCCTCACCGCGGTGCGGGAGTTCGGCACCGTCGAGGAGATCGCGCCGGCCTGCCAGCGCGAACTGACCATCGCCCAGGCCCGGCACACGGCCAGGGTGGTCACCCTCACCGCGCCGTTCCTGATCGCCTGCTGGTACCTGGCCCGGACGTCCGGTCTCCAGGGCGCCACCTGGCAACTTCCGCGTACGGCCCAGTCGGTGGCGGTGTGCCTGGCCGGCGCCGCGATCGTCGCCGCGCTGCTCGCCGCGGTCGCGCTGGCCGCCACCGGCGTACTCGCCCGACGGCTGCCCGTGCCGCACCGGCTTCCCTCGGTGGTCGCCTGGGCAGGCACCACGACCAGCGTCGCCATGGCGGTCGCGACGCCCGCGCTCGCCGTGGCGGCGGCGCTCACCGCGGACTGGCCGCTGCTCGCCCTGGCCGGTGCCCTCTCGGCGGCCTCGCACGCCGTCGTGGCGTCCTCGGCCCGTGCGAGCCGCCGTTGTGCCCGCCTGACCTTCGTGTAG
- a CDS encoding PadR family transcriptional regulator, translated as MKADAVRGHLDGLLLAVLEPGPLHGYAIIAAVQRRSGGVLELRTGTIYPALNRLERVGLLSSSWESAGERRRRCYELTEEGRRTLAGERTAWDEFTTAIGSVLNPSTPPGLTT; from the coding sequence ATGAAGGCGGATGCGGTGCGAGGGCACCTCGACGGACTGCTGCTGGCCGTGCTGGAGCCGGGCCCGCTGCACGGGTACGCGATCATCGCCGCCGTGCAGCGCCGCAGCGGCGGCGTGCTGGAGCTGCGTACGGGCACGATCTATCCGGCCCTGAACCGCCTGGAGCGGGTCGGGCTGCTGAGCAGCAGCTGGGAGTCCGCCGGTGAACGGCGCCGGCGCTGCTACGAGCTCACCGAGGAGGGGCGGCGCACCCTCGCGGGGGAGCGGACGGCGTGGGACGAATTCACCACGGCGATCGGCTCCGTCCTCAACCCCTCCACCCCGCCCGGGCTGACCACGTGA
- a CDS encoding DUF2269 family protein has product MTKLLLSIHVLAAIVAVGSITVAASMFPRYALRARAGTEGDGRSAGVAALLHRVCYGYALGGIVVPVFGIATGAALGVLTDAWLIVSLVLTMIAAAILGFAILPGQRRLLAEGGEAPTEEEARPTASRLTMLTGVFNLIWAAVVVLMIVRPGSTTGA; this is encoded by the coding sequence GTGACCAAGCTGCTGCTATCCATCCATGTCCTCGCGGCGATCGTGGCCGTCGGGTCGATCACCGTCGCCGCCTCGATGTTCCCGCGCTACGCGCTGCGGGCACGGGCCGGCACGGAGGGGGACGGCCGGTCCGCCGGGGTCGCCGCGCTCCTGCACCGCGTCTGCTACGGCTACGCGCTCGGGGGCATCGTCGTGCCCGTGTTCGGGATCGCGACCGGCGCGGCGCTGGGCGTGCTCACCGACGCCTGGCTGATCGTCTCGCTCGTGCTGACCATGATCGCCGCTGCGATCCTCGGCTTCGCCATCCTCCCCGGGCAGCGGCGGCTGCTCGCGGAAGGAGGGGAAGCGCCCACCGAGGAGGAGGCGCGCCCCACGGCGAGCCGGCTGACGATGCTCACCGGCGTCTTCAACCTCATATGGGCCGCGGTCGTCGTCCTGATGATCGTCCGCCCCGGCTCCACGACGGGGGCCTGA
- a CDS encoding endonuclease/exonuclease/phosphatase family protein, with product MFRRTLPVLAAAVAFATAGSAAPASAADGGSRPGARVLDVMSFNIHHAQGTDGVLDVERIARVVRGSGADVVGLQEVDNHYSARSEWADQSAELAEALGYHVVFGANIDNAPPAGGEHRVQYGTAILSRYPITASDNTWLFASPGQEQRGLLHATIDVHGRKVEFYDTHLSAGSQTDRLRQTAQVVDLIGARKPGILVGDFNALPGAPESQPLQKAYTDAWARSPHPRGDGATHPSEAPTARIDVVYTTGGATPLVTRVVGSDPAASDHLPLLSKVLVGP from the coding sequence ATGTTCCGCAGGACCCTGCCCGTCCTCGCCGCTGCCGTCGCGTTCGCCACGGCCGGTTCCGCCGCACCGGCCTCGGCCGCCGACGGCGGGTCCCGCCCCGGCGCCCGTGTGCTCGACGTGATGTCCTTCAACATCCACCACGCCCAGGGAACCGACGGCGTGCTGGACGTCGAGCGGATCGCCCGCGTGGTCCGCGGGAGCGGCGCCGACGTCGTGGGCCTCCAGGAGGTCGACAACCACTACTCGGCACGCAGCGAGTGGGCCGACCAGTCCGCCGAGCTGGCCGAAGCGCTCGGCTACCACGTGGTGTTCGGCGCGAACATCGACAACGCCCCGCCGGCCGGGGGCGAGCACCGCGTGCAGTACGGCACCGCGATCCTCTCCCGCTACCCGATCACCGCGTCGGACAACACCTGGCTGTTCGCGTCGCCGGGGCAGGAGCAGCGCGGCCTGCTGCACGCCACGATCGACGTCCACGGCAGGAAGGTGGAGTTCTACGACACCCACCTCTCCGCCGGTTCGCAGACCGACCGCCTCCGGCAGACCGCTCAGGTCGTGGACCTGATCGGGGCGAGGAAGCCCGGCATCCTGGTCGGCGACTTCAACGCCCTGCCGGGCGCGCCGGAGTCGCAGCCGCTGCAGAAGGCGTACACCGACGCGTGGGCCAGGTCGCCGCATCCGCGCGGCGACGGCGCGACCCACCCCTCCGAGGCCCCCACCGCGCGGATCGACGTCGTCTACACGACGGGCGGGGCGACCCCGCTCGTCACCCGCGTCGTGGGGTCCGACCCGGCCGCCTCCGACCACCTGCCGCTGCTCAGCAAGGTTCTCGTCGGGCCGTGA
- a CDS encoding pirin family protein, with amino-acid sequence MDVRRSGDRFRGGDPATGDSAGIETLHAFSFGRFYDPDNLRFGPILACNEERLAPGAGFDEHPHSHTEIVTWVVEGELTHRDSASHATVVRAGDVQHLSSAAGVRHVERNDAERPLTFIQMWLAPLRPGGEPSYTHVAGIADSTPYALPEAGAMLHVRRVSAGERTAVPDAAGVYVHVVRGRVAIGGEELAAGDSARITESRGLEAEALEDAEALVWELAAV; translated from the coding sequence ATGGACGTACGCCGCTCCGGGGACCGCTTCCGCGGCGGAGACCCGGCCACGGGTGATTCCGCGGGCATCGAGACGCTGCACGCCTTCTCCTTCGGGCGGTTCTACGACCCGGACAATCTCCGCTTCGGGCCGATCCTGGCCTGCAACGAGGAGCGTCTCGCCCCGGGCGCCGGCTTCGACGAGCATCCGCACAGCCACACCGAGATCGTCACCTGGGTGGTGGAGGGCGAGCTGACCCACCGCGACTCCGCCTCGCACGCCACCGTCGTACGGGCCGGTGACGTCCAGCACCTCAGCTCGGCCGCCGGGGTCCGGCATGTCGAGCGCAACGACGCGGAGCGCCCGCTGACGTTCATTCAGATGTGGCTGGCCCCTCTGCGGCCCGGCGGGGAGCCCTCCTACACGCACGTCGCCGGGATCGCCGACTCCACCCCGTACGCCCTCCCCGAGGCCGGCGCGATGCTCCATGTGCGCCGGGTGTCCGCGGGGGAGCGCACGGCCGTGCCGGACGCGGCGGGCGTCTACGTCCACGTCGTGCGGGGCCGGGTGGCCATCGGCGGCGAGGAGCTGGCGGCGGGCGACTCCGCGCGGATCACGGAGTCCCGCGGACTGGAGGCCGAGGCACTGGAGGACGCCGAGGCGCTGGTGTGGGAGCTCGCCGCGGTGTGA
- a CDS encoding PucR family transcriptional regulator produces the protein MPRPDPEQPATHDAHLHAATLKRLEQSSGRLAANAIARMDETLPWYRAMPPENRSWIGLVAQAGIAAFTEWFRHPETPQAISTDVFGTAPRELTRAITLRQTVEMVRTTIEVMETAIEEVAAPGDESVLREALLVYAREIAFATAQVYAQAAEARGAWDARLESLVVNAVLSGEADEGAVSRAAALGWNSPEHVCVVLGTAPDGDSELTVEAIRRAARHAKLQVLTGVLGHRLVVIAGGSDNPLNVAKSLIGPYAAGPVVAGPVVPDLLAATRSAQAAAAGLKACSAWQDAPRPVLSDDLLPERAMAGDPAARDQLVEEIYRPLEEAGSALLETLSVYLEQASSLEGAARMLFVHPNTVRYRLRRVTDVTGWSPSDVRSAFTLRIALILGRLADGDTQS, from the coding sequence GTGCCCCGACCCGATCCTGAGCAGCCCGCCACGCATGACGCCCATCTGCACGCCGCGACCCTGAAACGGCTGGAGCAGTCCTCCGGAAGGCTGGCCGCCAACGCCATCGCCCGCATGGACGAGACGCTGCCGTGGTACCGGGCGATGCCACCGGAGAACCGGTCCTGGATCGGCCTGGTCGCCCAGGCCGGTATCGCCGCGTTCACCGAGTGGTTCCGGCACCCGGAGACGCCGCAGGCGATCTCGACCGACGTGTTCGGCACGGCCCCGCGCGAGCTGACCAGGGCGATCACCCTGCGGCAGACCGTCGAGATGGTGCGGACCACGATCGAGGTCATGGAGACCGCGATCGAGGAGGTCGCGGCGCCCGGCGACGAGTCGGTGCTCCGCGAGGCACTGCTCGTCTACGCGCGCGAGATCGCCTTCGCGACCGCCCAGGTGTACGCCCAGGCCGCCGAGGCCCGGGGCGCGTGGGACGCCCGGCTGGAGTCCCTCGTGGTGAACGCGGTGCTCTCCGGCGAGGCCGACGAGGGCGCCGTCTCCCGGGCCGCCGCCCTCGGCTGGAACTCCCCCGAGCACGTGTGCGTCGTCCTCGGCACGGCACCCGACGGGGACAGCGAGCTCACCGTGGAGGCGATCCGGCGGGCGGCGCGGCATGCCAAGCTCCAGGTCCTGACCGGAGTCCTCGGACACCGCCTGGTGGTGATCGCGGGCGGCAGCGACAACCCGTTGAACGTGGCGAAGTCGCTGATCGGCCCCTATGCGGCGGGTCCCGTCGTCGCCGGCCCCGTGGTGCCCGACCTGCTCGCGGCCACCCGCTCCGCACAGGCCGCGGCCGCCGGTCTCAAGGCCTGCTCGGCGTGGCAGGACGCTCCGAGGCCCGTCCTGTCGGACGATCTCCTTCCTGAGCGTGCGATGGCGGGGGACCCCGCCGCGCGCGATCAGTTGGTGGAGGAGATCTACAGACCGCTGGAAGAAGCGGGCTCGGCACTTCTGGAGACTCTGAGTGTGTACCTGGAACAGGCGAGCAGTCTGGAGGGCGCGGCACGGATGCTGTTCGTGCACCCCAATACCGTGCGCTACCGGCTGCGACGTGTGACCGACGTCACCGGGTGGTCACCCTCCGACGTCCGGTCCGCGTTCACTCTGCGGATCGCCCTCATCCTGGGGCGCTTGGCCGACGGGGACACTCAGTCCTAG
- a CDS encoding ACP S-malonyltransferase, with product MLVLVAPGQGAQTPGFLTPWLELPGAADRIAGWSDAIGLDLAHYGTKADADEIRDTAVAQPLLVAAGLLSAAALDASPGVVAGHSVGEITAAALAGVIDDEAALRFVRTRGLGMAEAAAVTETGMAALLGGDPDVTVPHLEKLGLTPANVNGGGQIVAAGTAAQIAALAEDKPEGVRRVVPLKVAGAFHTHHMAPAVDKLREAATTLKVADPKVTYVSNADGKTVTEGAEVIARLVGQVANPVRWDLCMETFAALGVTALIEAAPGGTLVGLAKRALPGVQTLALKTPDDLDAARALISEHAGA from the coding sequence GTGCTCGTACTCGTCGCTCCCGGCCAAGGCGCTCAGACGCCCGGCTTCCTGACTCCCTGGCTCGAACTCCCCGGTGCCGCCGACCGCATCGCGGGATGGTCCGACGCCATCGGGCTCGACCTTGCCCACTACGGCACGAAGGCCGACGCGGACGAGATCCGCGACACGGCGGTGGCCCAGCCTCTGCTGGTCGCCGCGGGCCTGCTCTCCGCCGCCGCGCTGGACGCCTCGCCCGGTGTCGTCGCCGGGCACAGCGTCGGTGAGATCACCGCCGCCGCGCTCGCCGGCGTCATCGACGACGAGGCCGCGCTCCGCTTCGTCCGCACCCGGGGGCTCGGCATGGCCGAGGCCGCCGCGGTGACCGAGACGGGCATGGCGGCGCTCCTCGGCGGGGACCCGGACGTCACGGTCCCGCACCTGGAGAAGCTGGGGCTCACCCCGGCCAACGTCAACGGCGGCGGGCAGATCGTCGCCGCCGGCACCGCGGCCCAGATCGCCGCGCTGGCCGAGGACAAGCCCGAGGGCGTGCGCCGCGTGGTGCCGCTCAAGGTCGCCGGCGCGTTCCACACGCACCACATGGCTCCGGCCGTGGACAAGCTGCGCGAGGCGGCCACCACCCTGAAGGTCGCCGACCCGAAGGTGACGTACGTGTCGAACGCCGACGGGAAGACGGTCACCGAGGGCGCCGAGGTCATCGCGCGCCTCGTCGGGCAGGTCGCCAACCCCGTCCGCTGGGACCTGTGCATGGAGACCTTCGCCGCGCTCGGTGTGACGGCCCTCATCGAGGCCGCCCCCGGTGGCACCCTGGTCGGGCTCGCCAAGCGCGCGCTGCCCGGCGTGCAGACCCTCGCGCTCAAGACCCCCGACGACCTCGACGCGGCCCGCGCGCTCATCTCCGAGCACGCAGGCGCCTAA
- a CDS encoding ketoacyl-ACP synthase III, with protein MSKIKPSKGAPYARIMGVGGYRPTRVVPNEVILETIDSSDEWIRSRSGIATRHWASDEETVSMMSVEASGKAIADAGITPAQIGGVIVSTVSHFKQTPAVATDIAHRIGAGKPAAFDISAGCAGFGYGLTLAKGMIVEGSAEYVLVIGVERLSDLTDLEDRATAFLFGDGAGAVVVGPSQEPAIGPTVWGSEGDKSETIKQTVAWNDFHIGDVSNLPLNERGEVKFPAITQEGQAVFRWAVFEMAKVAQQALEAAGISSEDLDVFIPHQANMRIIDSMVKTLKLPEHVTVARDVETTGNTSAASIPLAMERLLATGQAKSGDTALIIGFGAGLVYAASVVTLP; from the coding sequence ATGTCGAAGATCAAGCCCAGCAAGGGCGCCCCGTACGCACGGATCATGGGTGTGGGCGGCTACCGCCCGACCCGTGTCGTGCCGAACGAGGTGATCCTCGAGACGATCGACTCGTCCGACGAGTGGATCCGCTCCCGCTCCGGTATCGCCACCCGCCACTGGGCCTCCGACGAGGAGACCGTGTCGATGATGTCCGTGGAGGCCTCGGGCAAGGCGATCGCGGACGCCGGGATCACTCCCGCGCAGATCGGCGGAGTCATCGTCTCCACCGTCTCGCACTTCAAGCAGACCCCCGCCGTCGCGACCGACATCGCGCACAGGATCGGCGCGGGCAAGCCCGCCGCCTTCGACATCTCCGCCGGCTGCGCGGGCTTCGGCTACGGCCTCACGCTCGCCAAGGGCATGATCGTCGAGGGCTCCGCCGAGTACGTGCTCGTCATCGGCGTCGAGCGCCTCAGCGACCTCACCGACCTGGAGGACCGCGCGACGGCCTTCCTCTTCGGTGACGGTGCGGGCGCGGTCGTCGTCGGCCCGTCCCAGGAGCCGGCCATCGGCCCCACGGTCTGGGGCTCCGAGGGCGACAAGTCCGAGACGATCAAGCAGACCGTCGCGTGGAACGACTTCCACATCGGCGACGTCTCGAACCTCCCGCTGAACGAGCGGGGCGAGGTCAAGTTCCCCGCCATCACGCAGGAGGGCCAGGCGGTCTTCCGCTGGGCCGTCTTCGAGATGGCGAAGGTCGCCCAGCAGGCGCTGGAGGCCGCCGGGATCTCCTCGGAAGACCTGGATGTCTTCATTCCGCACCAGGCCAACATGCGGATCATCGACTCGATGGTGAAGACGCTCAAGCTGCCGGAGCACGTCACGGTCGCCCGTGACGTGGAAACCACCGGCAACACGTCGGCCGCCTCGATTCCGCTCGCTATGGAGCGGCTTCTGGCGACCGGTCAGGCCAAGAGCGGCGACACGGCGCTCATCATCGGCTTCGGGGCGGGTCTCGTCTACGCCGCGTCGGTCGTTACCCTCCCCTAG
- a CDS encoding acyl carrier protein translates to MAATQEEIVTGLAEIVNEIAGIPVEDVQLDKSFTDDLDVDSLSMVEVVVAAEERFDVKIPDEDVKNLKTVGDAADYILKHQG, encoded by the coding sequence ATGGCCGCCACTCAGGAAGAGATCGTCACCGGTCTCGCCGAGATCGTCAACGAGATCGCCGGTATCCCGGTCGAGGACGTCCAGCTGGACAAGTCCTTCACCGACGACCTGGACGTCGACTCGCTGTCCATGGTCGAGGTCGTCGTCGCCGCCGAAGAGCGCTTCGACGTCAAGATCCCCGACGAGGACGTCAAGAACCTCAAGACGGTCGGCGACGCCGCCGACTACATCCTGAAGCACCAGGGCTGA